In a single window of the Acinetobacter tibetensis genome:
- a CDS encoding type II toxin-antitoxin system HicA family toxin, whose translation MRSLDLIKKIEADGWYEVRVTGSHHHFKHPTKKGLVTIPHPKKDLPSGTVKSILKQAGL comes from the coding sequence ATGAGAAGTCTGGATTTAATCAAGAAGATTGAAGCAGACGGTTGGTACGAGGTTCGGGTTACTGGAAGTCATCATCACTTCAAGCATCCAACTAAAAAAGGATTAGTTACTATTCCCCATCCCAAAAAGGACTTACCAAGCGGAACTGTGAAAAGCATCTTGAAGCAAGCGGGTCTCTAA
- a CDS encoding HNH endonuclease signature motif containing protein, whose amino-acid sequence MPKGTAIKYTTEQLDFIKSNCLLGRRELTQKVNEMFNKTFTVDQISSLCKRNKWNTGRTGCFEKGSKPWNTGTKGICKPNSGNFKAGQIAWNKKPIGYERICSKDGYVLIKTAEPNVFDLKHRVIWESAHGPIPNNQVLAFKNQDKTDCRLENLILMSRADMVRYNQSFQKLANPENNESCLLMAKIKNRKYELIKEVT is encoded by the coding sequence ATGCCAAAAGGTACTGCAATTAAATACACCACAGAGCAGTTAGATTTTATTAAATCTAACTGCTTGTTGGGGCGAAGAGAATTAACCCAGAAAGTTAATGAGATGTTTAACAAAACATTCACAGTCGATCAGATCAGCTCTTTGTGCAAACGCAATAAATGGAATACGGGTAGAACTGGATGTTTTGAGAAGGGTTCAAAACCTTGGAATACAGGTACCAAGGGTATCTGTAAGCCAAACTCAGGAAACTTTAAAGCTGGGCAGATAGCCTGGAACAAGAAGCCTATCGGCTATGAGCGTATTTGTTCAAAGGATGGTTATGTCTTGATTAAAACCGCAGAGCCAAACGTATTTGATTTAAAGCATCGGGTTATTTGGGAAAGTGCTCATGGACCTATCCCTAATAATCAAGTTCTAGCATTTAAGAACCAGGACAAAACAGATTGCAGATTAGAAAACTTAATTCTGATGAGCAGAGCCGACATGGTTCGTTATAACCAAAGTTTTCAGAAGTTGGCCAATCCTGAAAATAATGAATCTTGCCTACTTATGGCCAAGATTAAAAATAGAAAGTATGAGCTTATTAAGGAGGTGACATGA
- a CDS encoding lysine exporter LysO family protein, with the protein MQAFILISQLLLCLAAGYFFAKKIASSLIKLSFKVLPYFSYLLLIGISMEFTHALENIHDSSQILSSATALAFFTTIGSFLCCFALYKFIGIQPVSGKISLTLLFKSFISISYACIALAVGFLLAKVLENIGIPIQVNTWYLLLVFMFLIGLDLAFSPLDRSWLNFKILLVPIGCIIGSIIGALLCSIFLKQLQLKDLIMLSQGYGFYSMSGIVVSELKNPALGSIALINDLFREIFAIILMYCIGWRYPRSAIASAAATAMDVSLPMVKQACGNDFIPHAMVSGFILSILAPIAVSVLAAL; encoded by the coding sequence ATGCAAGCCTTTATACTGATATCTCAGCTTCTTTTGTGCTTAGCCGCTGGATATTTCTTTGCAAAAAAAATTGCAAGTAGTTTGATCAAACTATCTTTTAAGGTCTTACCTTATTTTTCATATTTGCTTTTGATCGGCATTAGCATGGAGTTTACCCATGCCCTTGAAAATATTCACGACTCTTCTCAGATATTAAGCAGTGCAACCGCATTGGCTTTTTTTACGACAATAGGGTCATTTTTATGTTGCTTTGCGCTTTATAAATTTATTGGCATACAACCCGTTTCAGGCAAAATCTCACTTACCCTACTATTCAAATCTTTCATTAGTATTTCCTATGCTTGTATAGCCCTAGCTGTAGGATTTCTTTTAGCAAAAGTACTGGAAAATATAGGAATTCCAATCCAAGTAAATACATGGTATCTACTACTGGTTTTCATGTTCTTGATTGGACTCGATCTTGCATTCAGCCCATTAGATCGCTCTTGGTTAAATTTTAAAATTCTTTTAGTGCCTATTGGCTGTATTATTGGTTCTATTATTGGAGCCTTGCTGTGTAGTATTTTTCTAAAACAACTGCAACTGAAAGATCTGATTATGCTGTCCCAAGGTTACGGTTTCTACTCTATGAGCGGAATTGTTGTTTCAGAACTTAAAAATCCTGCTCTAGGCAGTATTGCTCTCATTAATGATTTATTTAGAGAAATCTTTGCAATCATTCTCATGTATTGTATTGGTTGGCGTTATCCGCGTTCAGCGATTGCTTCAGCAGCAGCTACTGCAATGGATGTTTCACTTCCAATGGTCAAGCAAGCTTGTGGTAACGACTTTATCCCTCATGCCATGGTCAGCGGTTTTATTCTCTCTATTCTTGCACCCATTGCTGTTAGTGTACTTGCTGCACTTTAA
- a CDS encoding AraC family transcriptional regulator: MKRSILSLMYLIQAMRKAGIDIDQQLKSIGLSADALDPTAIIQPSLERDVLMVLGEHISSEQGLNIGQHYALAGYGPLLMLLVTSDNIRVALEKVIAYQPLTHLTAKLSLKFQNHQVALCYEANDLTDELNMLRAQSELAGTYKFIQELYKKMGLSVPQLKVELPFDPPENAEILAMYQAYYGLDITFSKSYAAFWFDEAVLDIKIPSADQMTFRIYDYKCQAEMKRLSQQSAVPDLVERVQDYLDLQQGVIPTMAKTAQALHIPERTLRHQLQQLNSSYKQIREQLIKEKALRLIEYQEYTIEMIAELLGYSEPAAFNHAFKRWFGRSPRQYSK, encoded by the coding sequence ATGAAAAGATCGATTCTCAGTCTCATGTATTTAATACAAGCGATGCGTAAAGCTGGGATTGATATCGATCAGCAATTAAAAAGTATTGGTTTAAGTGCGGATGCGTTGGATCCAACTGCTATTATTCAGCCCAGTTTGGAACGTGATGTATTGATGGTCTTAGGTGAGCATATTTCTTCTGAGCAAGGCTTAAATATTGGACAACATTATGCATTGGCTGGATATGGTCCTTTATTAATGTTATTGGTGACCAGTGATAATATTAGAGTCGCACTTGAAAAGGTCATTGCATATCAACCTTTAACACATCTTACGGCTAAACTGAGTTTAAAATTTCAGAATCATCAGGTGGCATTGTGTTATGAAGCCAATGATTTAACCGATGAACTAAATATGTTGCGCGCGCAATCTGAATTGGCAGGGACATACAAATTTATTCAAGAGTTGTATAAGAAAATGGGCTTAAGCGTGCCTCAGCTTAAAGTTGAGCTGCCTTTTGATCCACCTGAAAATGCCGAGATTTTGGCAATGTATCAGGCGTACTATGGATTGGACATTACATTTTCAAAGTCCTATGCCGCTTTTTGGTTTGATGAAGCAGTTTTGGATATTAAAATTCCTTCGGCTGATCAGATGACCTTCCGTATTTATGATTATAAATGTCAGGCTGAAATGAAGCGATTGTCTCAGCAATCGGCAGTGCCTGATTTGGTAGAGCGTGTGCAGGATTATTTGGATTTACAGCAAGGTGTTATTCCGACTATGGCGAAAACAGCACAAGCATTACATATTCCTGAACGTACTTTAAGACACCAGTTGCAGCAGTTAAATAGCAGTTATAAACAGATTAGAGAGCAATTAATTAAGGAAAAGGCTCTAAGATTAATTGAATATCAGGAGTACACCATTGAAATGATTGCTGAATTATTGGGTTATTCTGAGCCTGCTGCTTTTAACCATGCATTTAAACGATGGTTTGGGCGCAGTCCAAGGCAATATTCCAAGTAG
- a CDS encoding DUF1064 domain-containing protein — protein sequence MSSISIAKYREMFPQPKQPKGKSKGNKFKAMKVELDGITFDSKKEFQRYIELKAMQQRGEIRDLKHHTKFELAPKTKIEGEKRAKPALRYFADFTYYRSTGEFVVEDVKSVATRKLASYRNKKHLMKTVHNIDVREV from the coding sequence ATGAGTTCAATCAGCATTGCCAAGTACCGTGAAATGTTTCCACAGCCTAAGCAACCGAAGGGAAAGAGCAAAGGCAACAAGTTCAAAGCCATGAAGGTTGAACTGGATGGAATCACCTTTGACAGCAAGAAAGAGTTTCAACGGTATATCGAACTTAAGGCAATGCAGCAACGCGGTGAGATCAGAGATCTAAAGCACCATACCAAATTTGAATTGGCACCGAAGACGAAAATTGAAGGGGAGAAACGAGCAAAACCAGCATTACGTTATTTTGCTGATTTCACGTATTACCGCAGTACTGGAGAGTTTGTAGTGGAAGATGTGAAGTCAGTAGCGACAAGAAAATTAGCGAGTTATCGCAATAAAAAGCACCTTATGAAAACAGTGCACAACATAGACGTAAGAGAAGTTTGA
- a CDS encoding acyl-CoA thioesterase yields MKKPRKKPEYPPSNWTIDQDSFLIENSSMPIEELLEHLPFNEDEILHRKEILGLSRRQKQMRKFLTI; encoded by the coding sequence ATGAAAAAACCACGCAAAAAACCAGAGTATCCACCATCAAATTGGACAATCGACCAAGACTCTTTTCTGATTGAAAATAGCTCAATGCCAATTGAAGAATTATTGGAGCATTTACCTTTTAATGAGGATGAGATACTTCATCGAAAAGAGATCCTTGGACTAAGTAGAAGACAGAAGCAAATGCGTAAATTTCTGACAATTTAA
- a CDS encoding STAS-like domain-containing protein, translating to MDNHIRINVGEQFYPRPAGRFYTDGEHSGQKFREQVLVPYLKQLKPNQKLILDFSLVTMAGSSFLEESFGGLVRVEGFDKRKLHQILEIISPRKIIKDRIFEYINDAKPV from the coding sequence ATGGACAATCACATCAGAATTAATGTTGGTGAGCAATTTTACCCTCGCCCAGCAGGCCGCTTCTATACTGATGGAGAACACTCTGGTCAAAAGTTTAGAGAGCAAGTTTTAGTACCATACTTAAAACAACTGAAACCAAACCAAAAATTGATTTTGGATTTTTCGCTAGTAACGATGGCAGGCTCATCATTTTTGGAAGAGAGCTTCGGTGGCTTAGTTAGAGTTGAAGGTTTTGATAAAAGAAAACTACACCAAATTCTTGAGATAATTAGCCCGAGAAAAATTATTAAAGACAGAATATTTGAGTACATAAATGATGCTAAACCAGTTTGA
- a CDS encoding phage regulatory CII family protein, which yields MQEISLSSEAQTALFKMINQTKGISPKEIAQVTGDSHNTICNYGNVRMPNHLPSLKKLETIMMFTQSSELIKVWAHQLGYALVPVNCDPSKHHELSIFEAMMQHNIKSGKANHVVYEAYEDGVITPAEYEEIHQLTQGLTELIAAVDQAALKQMKKYTANFEKEKA from the coding sequence ATGCAAGAAATATCACTAAGCAGTGAAGCGCAAACAGCACTTTTTAAAATGATTAACCAGACTAAAGGCATTTCGCCTAAGGAGATCGCCCAGGTTACTGGTGATTCGCATAACACAATTTGCAACTACGGCAACGTAAGAATGCCAAACCACTTACCAAGCTTAAAGAAGCTCGAAACAATCATGATGTTCACGCAAAGCTCTGAACTTATAAAAGTATGGGCACATCAATTGGGCTATGCCTTGGTTCCAGTGAACTGCGATCCAAGCAAGCACCATGAGTTGTCAATTTTTGAGGCAATGATGCAACACAACATTAAGAGTGGAAAAGCTAACCATGTTGTGTACGAGGCTTATGAAGATGGGGTGATTACACCTGCTGAGTACGAAGAGATCCATCAACTTACTCAAGGTTTAACAGAGCTGATTGCTGCGGTTGATCAGGCAGCACTTAAACAAATGAAGAAATACACAGCAAATTTTGAAAAAGAAAAAGCCTGA
- a CDS encoding type II toxin-antitoxin system HicB family antitoxin, giving the protein MLYPIAVERGSDSEAFGVIVPDIQGCFSAGDSFEEALENVKEAIAGHLEILAEDGEDIPLASEAANFFDDDEYKGMIWALVDVDVSRYLGKAEKINVTLPSRLIHLIDDRVKKDGRFKSRSAFLAASAERLLHT; this is encoded by the coding sequence ATGTTATATCCAATCGCAGTTGAAAGAGGCTCAGATTCTGAGGCTTTTGGCGTGATTGTCCCTGATATTCAAGGGTGTTTCTCTGCAGGAGATTCCTTCGAGGAAGCTCTTGAGAATGTTAAAGAGGCAATCGCAGGGCATTTAGAGATTTTAGCAGAAGATGGTGAGGATATTCCTCTAGCATCGGAGGCTGCTAATTTCTTTGATGACGACGAGTATAAAGGTATGATTTGGGCATTGGTTGATGTTGATGTAAGTCGCTATTTAGGAAAAGCGGAGAAAATTAATGTTACTCTGCCAAGTCGATTAATTCACTTAATCGATGATCGCGTAAAGAAAGATGGACGGTTTAAATCGCGTTCTGCTTTCTTAGCCGCCAGTGCTGAAAGATTACTTCATACTTAA
- the zapE gene encoding cell division protein ZapE, producing MSDLNLHSTAFAPLSPAERYAQALASGQFMPDEAQAQAVHELDRVWQELIQRYKASKKAFRRFRRQTSPQGVYMWGGVGRGKTWLMDQFYDSIPFRRKTRMHFHHFMQHVHRELNKLSGQRNPLDAVADQIYKDAVIICFDEFFVTNVTDAMILSELFQKLFSRGVTLVATSNIAPDGLYKNGIHRDRFIPTIEMVKKNCVILNVDAGVDYRLRVLKQAQLFKHPLTHDHKLWIAQRFTALTQTQHQSQEPIVINNRLVETIGHTEDVLWCEFSELCLKPRSPADFIEIANIYNTVLVSNVPHLTDYLSEGTRRFIYLVDEFYDRGVKLLLTSQDTIIDIYQGEKLAFEIERTRSRLLEMQSDDYLHSEHRLIEKSAKDFNE from the coding sequence ATGTCGGATTTAAATCTTCACAGCACCGCCTTTGCTCCTTTATCACCAGCTGAACGTTATGCACAAGCCTTAGCTTCGGGGCAATTTATGCCTGATGAAGCTCAAGCGCAGGCCGTACACGAGTTAGATCGCGTCTGGCAAGAACTGATTCAACGCTATAAGGCATCAAAGAAAGCATTTCGTCGCTTCCGTCGTCAGACATCTCCACAAGGTGTTTATATGTGGGGTGGTGTGGGTCGAGGTAAAACATGGTTGATGGACCAGTTCTATGATTCGATTCCATTCCGTCGTAAAACACGTATGCATTTTCATCACTTTATGCAACATGTGCATCGTGAGCTGAATAAATTGTCTGGTCAGCGTAATCCTTTGGATGCGGTCGCAGATCAAATTTATAAAGATGCAGTGATTATCTGTTTTGATGAATTCTTCGTTACCAACGTTACGGATGCAATGATTCTGAGTGAGCTATTCCAGAAGTTGTTTAGCCGTGGTGTGACTTTGGTTGCGACATCAAATATTGCGCCAGATGGTTTGTATAAAAATGGGATTCATCGAGATCGTTTTATTCCAACTATTGAGATGGTGAAGAAGAATTGTGTCATCTTAAATGTAGATGCGGGTGTAGATTACCGTTTGCGTGTACTCAAGCAGGCACAATTGTTTAAACATCCATTAACGCATGACCATAAACTTTGGATTGCTCAGCGTTTTACGGCATTGACGCAAACTCAGCATCAGTCGCAAGAACCGATTGTGATCAATAATCGTCTGGTAGAAACTATTGGTCATACTGAAGATGTATTGTGGTGTGAGTTTTCTGAACTGTGCTTGAAACCTCGTAGTCCAGCCGACTTTATTGAAATTGCGAATATCTATAACACGGTACTGGTAAGTAATGTCCCGCATTTAACTGATTATCTGTCGGAAGGGACGCGCCGATTCATTTATTTGGTCGATGAGTTTTATGACCGCGGAGTCAAATTGTTGCTGACGTCGCAAGATACGATCATTGATATTTATCAAGGTGAAAAGTTGGCATTTGAAATTGAACGAACACGTTCGCGCTTACTTGAAATGCAATCCGATGACTATTTGCATTCAGAACACCGACTCATTGAGAAATCTGCCAAAGATTTTAACGAATAA
- a CDS encoding XRE family transcriptional regulator translates to MENLVDRIQFALDKAGIKWSAAAIKIGLSAQAATNWKKGKIGKDTIEKLANILDVDAGWLLTGKTAEASNMETIESITATDDIKDRFIWVDVVEASFSCGTGESIEFHFDAINGKIPFSPSFLKDKNVTEKTMKIIKAKGDSMADFIKDGDLVGINLAQTDIVDGEIYAVYLAGDGMIKQIFKEADGSLILHSLNEKYRDKVVTEENGKNFKVIGRQFWRAG, encoded by the coding sequence ATGGAAAATTTAGTTGATCGGATTCAATTTGCGCTTGATAAAGCAGGTATTAAGTGGTCTGCCGCCGCAATCAAGATTGGCTTGTCAGCTCAAGCAGCCACAAACTGGAAGAAGGGTAAAATTGGTAAGGATACAATTGAAAAGCTTGCCAATATTCTTGATGTGGATGCAGGTTGGTTGCTCACTGGGAAAACCGCTGAAGCATCCAATATGGAGACAATAGAGTCGATCACAGCTACTGATGACATCAAAGACCGCTTCATCTGGGTCGATGTTGTAGAGGCAAGTTTCTCTTGTGGTACAGGTGAATCCATTGAATTTCACTTTGATGCTATCAATGGAAAAATTCCCTTCTCTCCATCGTTCTTAAAAGATAAGAATGTCACTGAAAAAACAATGAAGATCATCAAAGCCAAGGGCGATAGCATGGCTGATTTCATTAAGGATGGTGACCTGGTCGGAATCAACCTTGCACAAACAGACATTGTTGATGGTGAGATTTATGCTGTTTACCTTGCTGGTGATGGAATGATTAAGCAAATCTTCAAAGAAGCTGATGGTTCATTAATTCTTCATAGCCTTAATGAAAAATATAGAGATAAAGTTGTAACTGAAGAAAACGGCAAAAATTTTAAAGTTATTGGTCGTCAATTTTGGCGAGCTGGGTAA
- a CDS encoding ERF family protein, whose product MTNTNQQNINAVEQPVNVLQLIQLELKAPKSKRNTFGNYNYRNCEDILEAVKPLLQKYNASLVITDEVQEVGPVVVVTAKVIFTDTNGKETTVQAHAGVEISKKGMDVAQTFGASSSYARKYALNGLFLIDDTKDYDSDEYHNQVNNDARNNSQQNNNRTQQANGNPSNQQNGNGQQQKTIGQRYNDALIAIREAKKPQTLDKAINTFANTQYNEAIRRACRARADRMGWDEVPPQQNQQQQSLRH is encoded by the coding sequence ATGACAAATACAAATCAACAAAACATAAATGCTGTAGAACAACCAGTAAACGTATTGCAGCTTATTCAACTTGAACTTAAAGCACCTAAAAGTAAGCGTAATACCTTTGGTAACTATAACTACCGTAACTGTGAAGACATTCTGGAAGCAGTTAAACCCCTACTGCAAAAATACAATGCCTCACTGGTTATTACTGACGAAGTTCAGGAAGTTGGACCTGTTGTAGTCGTAACAGCAAAAGTTATCTTTACCGATACCAATGGTAAAGAAACTACGGTTCAAGCCCATGCAGGTGTAGAGATCAGTAAGAAAGGTATGGATGTAGCTCAAACTTTTGGTGCATCTAGTTCTTATGCGCGTAAGTATGCCCTGAATGGCTTATTCCTGATTGATGACACCAAAGACTATGACTCTGATGAATATCATAATCAGGTCAACAATGATGCTCGAAATAACTCGCAGCAGAACAATAACCGAACTCAACAAGCTAACGGTAATCCTAGCAATCAGCAAAATGGTAATGGCCAACAACAAAAAACCATTGGGCAACGCTATAACGATGCCCTTATAGCGATTCGTGAGGCCAAAAAACCTCAAACGCTCGATAAAGCGATAAATACTTTTGCAAATACACAATACAACGAAGCAATACGGCGTGCATGCCGCGCTCGGGCAGATCGGATGGGTTGGGATGAAGTTCCTCCTCAACAAAATCAACAACAGCAATCTTTGCGTCATTAA
- a CDS encoding helix-turn-helix domain-containing protein, whose translation MSLDATKWAWGVQFPDRKNGSLKPLKRLVLLSLADRAGEDHTCYPSVNRLKEDTTLDRKTVLKIIAELIEDGLIQDTGERKGATKQVKVYRLCGVSGRENKTVPTTEHFNHESPDLNSPNNGTVPTTEQFHCSSETVPTIPPNSPNDGTRNLPKNLPDESKNKKDWLCFKKLREEISLADDSIDPKTILTAKWAEREKRAFEIYNQDKSLCDELMNFHFADWLLNAYRNKYSQETKAGYSKTPTANNPKHLTEKQIATFAQKLAHHPEFSGKYSEPGESFEKLAARIAVKLEDPTQAKKWEPYLKQVGFSGNLKELA comes from the coding sequence GTGAGCCTAGATGCAACTAAATGGGCATGGGGTGTTCAATTTCCTGATCGCAAAAATGGAAGTTTAAAGCCGCTAAAACGATTGGTGCTTTTGTCACTTGCTGATCGTGCTGGAGAAGACCACACCTGTTACCCAAGTGTTAACCGTTTAAAAGAAGACACCACACTTGACCGTAAAACCGTATTGAAGATTATTGCTGAACTTATTGAAGATGGCTTAATTCAAGATACAGGGGAGCGTAAAGGAGCAACCAAACAAGTTAAGGTTTACCGCTTGTGTGGTGTTTCTGGACGAGAAAATAAAACAGTCCCAACAACGGAACACTTTAATCATGAAAGCCCCGATTTAAACAGTCCCAATAATGGAACAGTACCAACAACGGAACAGTTCCATTGTTCCTCTGAAACAGTCCCAACAATCCCACCTAACAGTCCCAACGATGGGACACGGAATCTACCAAAGAATCTTCCAGATGAATCTAAAAATAAAAAAGATTGGCTTTGCTTCAAAAAACTGCGAGAAGAAATTTCTTTGGCCGATGACAGCATCGATCCAAAAACTATCCTGACAGCGAAATGGGCTGAACGGGAAAAACGAGCATTCGAGATTTACAACCAAGACAAATCCCTATGTGATGAACTCATGAACTTCCACTTTGCCGACTGGTTGCTGAACGCATATCGCAACAAGTATTCCCAAGAGACCAAAGCGGGATACAGCAAAACACCTACAGCCAATAATCCAAAACACCTGACTGAAAAACAGATAGCCACTTTCGCACAGAAACTTGCTCACCATCCTGAGTTTTCAGGCAAGTACAGCGAACCAGGTGAGTCCTTTGAAAAACTCGCAGCACGTATCGCCGTAAAACTTGAAGATCCAACCCAAGCCAAAAAATGGGAACCCTACCTGAAACAGGTTGGCTTTAGCGGCAACTTGAAGGAGTTGGCATGA
- a CDS encoding malate synthase G, whose translation MTVRIQKGKLAIAKELYDFIENEALPGSGLDSETYWKNFEQVVVDLSPKNKALLAKREDLQAKIDEWHRNNTFELEAYKAFLKEIGYLVPEVEDFQISTENVDEEVALLAGPQLVVPVRNARYCLNAANARWGSLYDALYGFDVISEDGGAEKGKGYNPVRGDKVIAFAKNFLNETFPLAQGSHADATRYAVENNKLVVTLKDGSTTGLAHEAQFVGFNGEEANPSEVILLNNGLHVIIEIDAASPVGKTDAAGVKDLVLEAAITTIQDLEDSVAAVDAEEKVEGYRNWLGLMKGDLQESIEKNGKTITRTLNKDRTIKNLIGGTTTLHGRSLMLLRNVGHLMTNPAILVDGEEIFEGIMDALVTPLLSVADIRGQNENKNSRKGSMYIVKPKMHGPEEVAFAVELFERAEQAIGLPTKSLKIGIMDEERRTSVNLKNCIEAAKDRTIFINTGFMDRTGDEIHTSMEAAPVVRKEAVKTQKWIAAYENRNVAIGLECGLQGKAQIGKGMWPKPDSMKDMLATKAAHPNAGASCAWVPSPAGAALHAMHYHQVNVKARQDQLKAEQMLSLDDLLTPPFAPETNWSAEEINNELENNCQGILGYVVRWVDLGVGCSKVPDINNVGLMEDRATLRISSQHVANWLRHGIVTREQVEEVLKRMAKIVDGQNADDPLYTPMATDFDNNIAFQAASDLIFKGGVQPSGYTEPLLHAARLKLKGYTGD comes from the coding sequence ATGACTGTACGTATTCAAAAGGGTAAGTTAGCGATTGCTAAAGAACTTTACGATTTCATCGAGAATGAAGCTTTACCAGGTTCTGGTTTGGACAGCGAAACATACTGGAAAAACTTTGAGCAAGTCGTTGTCGATCTTAGCCCAAAAAATAAAGCGCTTTTAGCTAAGCGTGAAGATCTTCAGGCTAAAATTGATGAATGGCACCGCAACAACACATTTGAATTAGAAGCTTATAAAGCTTTCCTTAAAGAAATTGGCTACTTGGTACCAGAAGTAGAAGATTTCCAGATCAGCACAGAAAATGTTGATGAAGAAGTTGCATTATTGGCAGGTCCACAATTGGTCGTACCTGTGCGTAATGCGCGTTATTGCTTAAATGCGGCAAACGCTCGTTGGGGTTCTTTATACGATGCACTTTACGGCTTCGATGTAATCTCAGAAGATGGTGGCGCAGAAAAAGGTAAAGGCTATAACCCTGTACGTGGTGACAAAGTTATTGCATTTGCTAAAAATTTCTTAAACGAAACTTTCCCATTGGCACAAGGTTCACATGCAGACGCTACACGTTATGCAGTGGAAAATAATAAACTTGTTGTGACTTTAAAAGATGGTTCTACAACGGGTTTAGCACATGAAGCACAATTTGTTGGCTTCAATGGTGAAGAAGCGAATCCATCAGAAGTTATTCTACTCAATAATGGTTTACATGTCATTATTGAAATTGATGCAGCAAGCCCAGTGGGTAAAACAGATGCTGCTGGTGTTAAAGATTTAGTTCTTGAAGCAGCAATTACAACGATTCAGGATTTAGAAGACTCTGTTGCTGCTGTTGATGCTGAAGAAAAAGTAGAAGGCTACCGTAACTGGTTGGGCCTAATGAAAGGTGATTTACAAGAATCGATCGAGAAAAATGGTAAGACCATTACTCGTACATTAAATAAAGACCGTACCATTAAAAACTTGATTGGTGGTACGACAACTTTACATGGTCGCTCGTTAATGCTTCTACGTAATGTCGGTCATTTAATGACGAACCCTGCTATTTTGGTCGATGGCGAAGAAATTTTTGAAGGCATTATGGATGCTTTGGTAACACCGTTACTCAGTGTTGCTGATATTCGTGGTCAAAATGAGAACAAGAACTCTCGTAAAGGTTCAATGTATATAGTTAAACCAAAAATGCATGGACCAGAAGAAGTTGCATTTGCAGTTGAATTGTTTGAACGTGCAGAACAAGCAATTGGCTTACCGACGAAGTCTTTAAAAATCGGTATTATGGACGAAGAGCGCCGTACATCAGTTAACTTGAAAAACTGTATTGAGGCTGCTAAAGACCGTACGATCTTTATTAACACTGGTTTTATGGACCGTACAGGTGATGAAATCCATACTTCTATGGAAGCAGCACCAGTTGTTCGTAAAGAAGCAGTGAAAACACAAAAATGGATTGCAGCTTACGAAAACCGTAACGTAGCAATTGGTTTAGAGTGTGGTTTGCAAGGTAAGGCGCAAATTGGTAAAGGTATGTGGCCTAAGCCAGACAGTATGAAAGATATGTTAGCGACTAAAGCTGCACATCCAAATGCTGGTGCATCATGTGCTTGGGTGCCATCACCAGCGGGTGCTGCTCTACATGCGATGCATTACCATCAAGTGAATGTAAAAGCACGCCAAGATCAGTTAAAAGCTGAACAAATGCTTTCTTTAGATGATTTGTTAACGCCTCCGTTTGCTCCAGAGACTAACTGGTCGGCTGAAGAGATCAACAATGAACTTGAAAATAACTGTCAAGGTATCTTGGGTTATGTAGTTCGTTGGGTCGACTTGGGTGTAGGTTGCTCTAAAGTTCCAGATATCAACAACGTTGGTTTAATGGAAGACCGTGCAACATTACGTATTTCTTCACAACACGTTGCAAACTGGTTACGTCACGGTATCGTTACACGTGAACAAGTTGAAGAAGTCTTGAAACGCATGGCTAAAATTGTAGATGGTCAAAATGCTGATGATCCATTGTATACACCAATGGCAACAGACTTTGATAACAATATCGCTTTCCAAGCAGCTTCTGATTTAATCTTCAAGGGGGGTGTTCAGCCTTCAGGTTACACTGAGCCATTGTTACATGCTGCACGTTTGAAACTTAAAGGTTATACAGGTGACTAA